A window of the Nitrosococcus wardiae genome harbors these coding sequences:
- a CDS encoding homocysteine S-methyltransferase family protein: protein MMRQYRNRLPQLRDDLFITDGGLETTLIFHEGIALPYFAAFHLLKDDTGFDTLFHYFTRYVKIARRWGFGIVLEAPTWRANPDWGAKLGYDAVTLADANRKAIGLLLEIRAAYETLETPIVISGNLGPRGDGYRADSQMSIDVAWEYHRPQIETFAQTDADMVSALTLNYVEEAIGIVQAARDAAMPVAISFTVETDGHLPSGDRLAEAIQRTEQETNGYVAYYLINCAHPTHFEQALQEDGHWRKRIRGLRANASKRSHAELDESADLDIGNPQKLGEQYRRLRDLLPCLTVLGGCCGTDHRHVEAICDACHAHVEISL, encoded by the coding sequence ATGATGAGACAATACCGTAATCGATTGCCGCAACTCCGGGACGATCTGTTCATTACCGATGGCGGCCTCGAAACTACGTTGATCTTTCACGAGGGCATTGCCCTGCCTTATTTTGCCGCTTTCCATCTCCTTAAGGACGATACCGGGTTTGATACGTTGTTTCACTATTTTACCCGCTATGTCAAAATCGCGCGCCGGTGGGGATTTGGCATTGTGCTGGAGGCTCCCACTTGGCGCGCAAATCCAGACTGGGGGGCGAAGCTGGGTTACGATGCCGTAACTCTCGCCGACGCTAATCGTAAGGCCATCGGCCTGTTGCTCGAGATCCGCGCGGCTTATGAGACATTGGAGACGCCGATAGTTATCAGTGGCAATCTGGGTCCACGGGGTGATGGCTATCGCGCTGATTCCCAAATGAGTATAGACGTAGCATGGGAGTACCATAGGCCACAGATCGAGACCTTTGCACAGACCGATGCCGACATGGTTTCGGCGTTGACCCTGAACTATGTGGAGGAAGCAATTGGTATCGTCCAGGCGGCTCGGGATGCCGCTATGCCGGTGGCAATTTCCTTCACAGTGGAGACTGATGGACACCTGCCTTCTGGCGACCGACTGGCTGAAGCCATCCAACGCACCGAGCAGGAAACTAACGGCTATGTTGCCTATTACCTGATTAACTGCGCCCATCCCACGCACTTCGAACAGGCATTGCAGGAAGATGGCCACTGGCGCAAGCGCATTCGTGGCCTGCGCGCTAACGCCTCCAAACGCAGCCATGCAGAACTGGATGAAAGCGCAGATCTGGATATCGGCAATCCCCAGAAACTGGGCGAACAGTACCGTAGGCTACGTGATTTGCTGCCGTGCTTGACTGTGCTCGGTGGTTGCTGCGGCACCGATCACCGGCATGTGGAAGCCATCTGCGATGCCTGCCATGCCCATGTTGAAATCTCCTTGTAG
- a CDS encoding leucyl aminopeptidase, with amino-acid sequence MNYTVASGTPEKQRTGALVVGIYEGGKLSPSAQRIDKASEGYLSKLIKQGDFSGKKGQTLLLFALPGVKAERVLLMGCGQKDKLEAKHLRQNWSSAVKVLQECGTTDAVACLLDLKVKEDEDIAQRARLLVEAAEQASYRYDQTKSKKEPPPQPLKKLTLLLEQRSQQPAAEQGTCWGQAIAKGVSLARNLGNLPGNICTPTYLADEARKLAKEYKSLKVKILEQEDMEKLGMGALLAVARGSRQPPKLITLEYKGASNKQKPIVLVGKGLTFDSGGISIKPAERMDEMKYDMCGGAGVLGTMKACAELELPLNVVAVVPSSENLPDGAANKPGDVITSLSGQTIEVLNTDAEGRLILCDALTYSKRYSPEVVIDVATLTGACVIALGAQASGLLSNDQTLAESLLAAGQISGDRAWQLPLWEEYQQQLDSNFADMANIGGREAGTITGACFLARFTEEFSWTHLDIAGTAWLSGKEKGATGRPVPLLTQYLIQRAEETKSL; translated from the coding sequence ATGAATTACACCGTCGCCAGCGGCACCCCGGAAAAACAACGCACCGGTGCCCTTGTGGTGGGCATCTACGAGGGCGGGAAACTGTCCCCTTCCGCCCAACGAATTGACAAAGCTAGTGAAGGTTACTTGTCTAAGCTCATCAAGCAAGGCGATTTTTCCGGTAAAAAAGGACAAACCCTCCTGCTCTTTGCTCTTCCAGGAGTCAAAGCCGAGCGAGTCCTACTGATGGGGTGTGGCCAGAAAGACAAGCTGGAGGCTAAACATCTGCGCCAGAACTGGTCGAGTGCCGTTAAGGTATTACAAGAGTGCGGCACTACCGATGCAGTGGCCTGCCTGCTGGATCTTAAGGTCAAGGAGGATGAGGATATCGCCCAGCGGGCGCGACTCCTGGTAGAGGCCGCTGAACAGGCCTCCTATCGCTATGACCAAACCAAAAGCAAAAAAGAACCGCCCCCACAGCCTCTCAAGAAGCTCACCCTGCTGCTAGAGCAACGCTCCCAACAGCCGGCGGCAGAACAGGGAACTTGCTGGGGCCAGGCCATAGCCAAAGGAGTGAGTCTAGCTCGAAATCTGGGCAACCTACCTGGAAACATTTGCACGCCCACCTACTTGGCCGATGAGGCCCGCAAGTTAGCCAAGGAATATAAATCCCTAAAGGTAAAAATCCTGGAGCAGGAGGACATGGAAAAATTGGGGATGGGGGCGCTGCTTGCTGTGGCCCGGGGCAGCCGGCAACCACCTAAACTCATCACCCTGGAGTATAAAGGGGCTTCCAACAAACAAAAACCCATCGTCCTGGTGGGGAAAGGGCTGACTTTCGATTCCGGCGGCATTTCAATCAAACCTGCTGAGCGCATGGATGAAATGAAGTACGACATGTGCGGTGGGGCAGGTGTTCTCGGAACCATGAAAGCTTGCGCCGAATTGGAATTGCCCCTCAATGTGGTTGCCGTCGTGCCCAGTTCTGAGAATCTCCCTGATGGCGCCGCCAACAAACCAGGAGACGTCATCACCAGCTTATCGGGCCAAACCATTGAGGTTCTGAATACGGATGCGGAAGGTCGATTGATTCTTTGTGATGCCCTCACCTACAGCAAACGCTACAGTCCAGAAGTGGTCATTGATGTGGCGACCCTGACAGGGGCCTGTGTGATCGCCTTAGGCGCCCAAGCCAGTGGCCTGTTAAGTAATGATCAAACCCTGGCGGAGAGCTTACTTGCCGCCGGACAAATCAGCGGTGACCGGGCTTGGCAACTCCCCCTATGGGAAGAGTACCAGCAGCAACTGGACAGCAATTTTGCGGACATGGCCAACATTGGCGGGCGGGAAGCCGGTACCATTACCGGCGCTTGTTTCCTGGCGCGCTTTACGGAAGAGTTTTCCTGGACCCACTTGGACATTGCCGGCACTGCCTGGCTCAGCGGTAAGGAGAAAGGAGCCACCGGGCGCCCCGTGCCCCTGCTCACCCAATACCTAATTCAGCGCGCCGAGGAAACAAAGAGTTTATAA
- the gor gene encoding glutathione-disulfide reductase, with amino-acid sequence MTSYDFDLFVIGAGSGGVRAARMSASFGARVAIAEERHLGGTCVNVGCVPKKLLLYGAHFSEDFEDAAGFGWTVGQHQFDWSTLIQNKNAEIQRLNQIYENLLRKAGVTLINGRACLETPHTVLVKGQRYTAERILIATGSWPAIPEFPGREHVITSNEAFFLDNFPGQVAIVGGGYIAVEFASIFNGLGSNTTLLYRGPLFLRGFDEDLREGLAQEMTKRNIKLRFNTEVEAVEKEQQGFVIKLHHGEALKVDTVMYATGRTPNTAGLGLEELGVELSWNGAIVVNGDYQSAIPSIYGIGDVTHRINLTPVALAEAMVLARNLYGGQYSQLDYGNIPACVFSQPNVATVGLTEEQAREHCGEINVYRSAFRPLKHTLSGRDERMMVKLIVEKATDRVVGAHMLGPDAGEIIQGIAIAIKAGATKTVFDNTLGIHPTAAEEFVTLRQPVQEL; translated from the coding sequence ATGACCTCCTACGACTTTGATCTATTTGTGATTGGTGCTGGCTCCGGGGGGGTGCGGGCCGCCCGCATGTCGGCAAGTTTTGGCGCCCGGGTTGCTATCGCCGAGGAACGGCACCTAGGTGGCACCTGTGTCAATGTGGGCTGCGTCCCTAAAAAATTGCTCCTTTACGGAGCTCATTTTTCCGAAGATTTTGAGGACGCAGCAGGTTTTGGCTGGACGGTGGGACAACACCAGTTCGATTGGTCCACACTGATTCAAAACAAGAATGCAGAAATTCAACGTCTCAACCAAATTTATGAAAATTTATTAAGAAAAGCAGGGGTCACTCTCATCAATGGCCGCGCCTGCCTGGAAACACCCCATACCGTTCTTGTCAAAGGTCAACGTTATACGGCAGAACGCATTTTGATTGCTACCGGCAGTTGGCCCGCTATTCCTGAGTTTCCCGGGCGGGAGCATGTCATTACCTCGAATGAGGCGTTCTTCCTTGATAACTTTCCAGGGCAGGTTGCCATTGTTGGCGGGGGCTATATCGCTGTAGAATTTGCCAGTATCTTTAATGGACTAGGCAGCAATACCACCTTACTCTATCGTGGTCCTCTCTTCCTTCGTGGTTTTGATGAAGACCTACGAGAGGGTTTAGCCCAGGAAATGACTAAACGAAATATTAAACTTCGTTTCAATACTGAAGTGGAAGCTGTAGAGAAGGAGCAACAGGGGTTTGTCATTAAACTTCATCATGGAGAAGCACTCAAAGTGGATACTGTCATGTATGCCACTGGTCGCACCCCAAATACTGCGGGGCTAGGGCTAGAAGAGTTGGGTGTAGAACTTAGTTGGAACGGGGCCATCGTCGTCAATGGGGATTACCAAAGCGCTATTCCTTCTATCTATGGGATCGGAGATGTCACTCACCGGATTAATCTCACCCCGGTAGCCCTAGCGGAAGCAATGGTTTTAGCCCGCAACCTCTACGGAGGCCAATATTCCCAACTCGATTATGGCAATATCCCGGCCTGTGTTTTTAGCCAGCCGAATGTGGCCACGGTCGGGCTCACCGAAGAACAGGCCCGGGAGCACTGTGGTGAGATTAACGTTTATCGCTCTGCCTTTCGCCCCTTAAAACACACCCTAAGCGGCAGAGATGAGCGCATGATGGTAAAACTTATCGTGGAAAAAGCCACTGATCGGGTGGTAGGGGCGCACATGTTAGGGCCCGATGCAGGTGAAATTATCCAAGGCATTGCTATTGCTATCAAGGCAGGGGCAACAAAAACAGTATTCGACAACACCCTAGGAATTCATCCTACTGCCGCCGAGGAGTTTGTGACCTTGCGTCAACCTGTCCAAGAATTATAG
- a CDS encoding GlxA family transcriptional regulator, producing the protein MSTAPVNIAILVFPETTGSVVYGMYDLFLSAGRDWSIVTEGRPSPELIRPLLVAKQQEPFAAGNGVHMAPHTTMAQCPENALICVPEVNLPPGASLASRYHEEISWLKQRYAEGAVLASACSGAMLFAEAGLLDGCEATTHWAWCDVMRHRFPKTKVHPQRALVVSGEGQRLVMAGGGTSWLDLALYLIARTVGLEPAMQVARVNLIDWHNIGQQPFARLARTRQVEDAVIAHCQIWIAEHYQEHNPVNAMVRLSGLAERTFKRRFQQATGMSPLEYVHALRLEEAKQMLEASDLPIENIANEVGYEDAAFFSRLFRRKVNLTPAQYRKRFGALRKSLSST; encoded by the coding sequence ATGTCTACGGCGCCCGTCAACATCGCAATCCTGGTATTCCCCGAGACTACTGGCTCGGTGGTTTACGGCATGTACGACTTGTTCCTATCGGCTGGGCGGGATTGGAGTATCGTCACGGAGGGCCGCCCTAGCCCAGAACTAATTCGACCGCTACTGGTTGCCAAGCAACAGGAACCCTTCGCTGCGGGCAATGGGGTGCATATGGCGCCCCATACCACAATGGCCCAGTGCCCGGAGAATGCGCTCATCTGCGTGCCGGAAGTCAACCTACCACCAGGCGCCTCCCTTGCCAGCCGTTATCATGAGGAGATCAGCTGGCTCAAACAGCGTTACGCGGAAGGTGCCGTACTCGCCTCGGCCTGCTCAGGGGCGATGCTGTTTGCCGAGGCAGGACTGTTGGATGGCTGCGAAGCCACCACCCATTGGGCCTGGTGCGACGTGATGCGCCATCGTTTCCCGAAAACCAAGGTGCATCCCCAACGCGCCCTCGTGGTCTCCGGTGAAGGCCAGCGCTTGGTTATGGCGGGGGGCGGCACCTCCTGGCTAGATCTAGCGCTCTATCTCATCGCCCGCACCGTGGGTCTAGAGCCCGCCATGCAGGTCGCCCGTGTGAACCTTATTGACTGGCATAACATCGGCCAGCAGCCCTTTGCCCGCCTTGCCCGTACGCGACAAGTGGAGGACGCGGTCATCGCCCATTGTCAGATCTGGATCGCTGAACACTACCAGGAGCACAATCCCGTCAACGCGATGGTGCGACTGTCCGGCCTTGCCGAACGCACCTTCAAACGCCGCTTTCAACAGGCAACCGGTATGTCGCCGCTCGAATATGTGCACGCGCTGAGACTTGAAGAAGCTAAGCAGATGCTCGAAGCGAGCGATCTGCCCATCGAAAACATTGCTAACGAGGTAGGTTATGAAGACGCAGCCTTTTTCAGTCGGCTGTTTCGGCGCAAAGTGAACCTCACTCCAGCCCAGTACCGCAAACGTTTTGGCGCACTACGTAAATCTCTCTCGTCCACCTAA
- a CDS encoding EAL domain-containing protein, producing the protein MINKKVEVSHRYDVLLEMMAHAAEQLLYSPHWEKNIHNVLERLGKTVGACRTFVFENHRDKEGQLLTSQRYEWAAPGVQPQINNPELQNFSYEAGGFQRWITLLSKDHVIHGRSRDFPSPESAILLRHGIQSTAVVPIFVRDGWWGFIGFDNTRHERLFSLAEENALKTLASIFGAAISWESITRDQEKNRHQLERLLSKERSHHQLFDAIGRIQSLFIQDANPSVLFGNVLQEALALSESQLGFLSEVRYKKTGTSYLRTLAIGNTTCDNGQCYLQATCSLSGAELAKLKTLFCDAITNGKAVIANNVPNDPQISGVLSSDSQIKRFLGLPFYHHGSLLGIVGVANRHKPYDKRLIEYLDPLLSTCGSILDAYHNDQRRRDAESRLRLTAKVFESTIEGVIITDARAYILDVNKAFTHITGVVRREIIGQHLSVLRTKQEEPISFQKIWRSIKSTGQWQGELWSQRQNGETFPAWMTVSAVRNSKEEITHYVAVFSDITIRKQTEQRLYYLAHHDTLTGLPNRTLFLDRLKHAISQAHRRNHRVAVLFIDLDRFKFINDTLGHRIGDILLKQVAKRMQANIRTEDTIARLGGDEFTVIIESFTDTSVIPLIARKIINACEKPFNINGKELFVSASIGISLYPEDGYDAGMLLQHADAAMYRAKEKGKNSYQFFTPEINAAAAEHLALENRLRKAIAQEEFQLYYQPIMDMESGAIVSVEALIRWINPELGLIHPDKFIPLAEETGLIIPIGEWVLQTACAQAKIWNQENTYPLRIAINLSARQFQQIDFLERMLDILKKTELLPNRLELELTESMIMDNMDASLETLNALKKMGCQISLDDFGTGYSSLAYLKRFPIDTVKIDHSFVRDISIDPDDAAITTAVTTMAHSLRRKVVAEGVETQEQLEFLDNIGVNGVQGYFISYPAPAENLTQLLQEKHYINHDLLRL; encoded by the coding sequence ATGATAAATAAAAAAGTGGAGGTTTCGCATCGCTATGATGTGCTCCTAGAGATGATGGCGCATGCCGCCGAGCAACTTTTATATTCTCCCCATTGGGAAAAAAACATTCACAATGTTCTAGAGCGACTAGGTAAAACCGTAGGAGCCTGCCGAACCTTTGTTTTCGAAAACCACCGCGACAAAGAGGGTCAACTCTTAACTAGTCAACGTTATGAATGGGCAGCCCCCGGAGTCCAACCCCAAATCAATAACCCCGAGCTGCAAAATTTCTCCTATGAGGCAGGCGGATTCCAGCGTTGGATAACATTACTTAGCAAAGACCACGTGATCCATGGTCGAAGTCGTGATTTTCCTTCTCCTGAAAGCGCAATTCTACTGCGCCATGGCATCCAATCAACTGCTGTAGTCCCCATTTTCGTACGGGACGGCTGGTGGGGTTTTATTGGCTTTGATAATACCCGTCATGAGCGGCTATTTTCCCTAGCAGAGGAAAATGCTCTTAAAACTTTAGCAAGTATCTTTGGTGCCGCCATTAGTTGGGAGAGTATCACCCGAGATCAGGAAAAAAATCGACACCAACTAGAACGTCTCCTCTCCAAGGAACGCTCCCACCATCAACTTTTTGATGCGATTGGTCGGATTCAATCGCTTTTTATCCAGGATGCAAACCCTTCCGTGCTATTTGGCAATGTCCTGCAAGAGGCGCTTGCGCTTTCAGAAAGCCAGCTCGGCTTTCTCAGCGAAGTTCGTTATAAAAAAACCGGTACCTCCTACCTTAGAACCCTGGCTATCGGCAACACCACTTGCGATAATGGCCAATGTTATCTCCAGGCGACGTGTTCACTAAGCGGTGCAGAACTTGCCAAGCTAAAGACACTTTTTTGTGATGCCATTACCAATGGTAAAGCTGTCATTGCTAATAATGTCCCTAACGATCCTCAAATAAGTGGAGTACTGAGTAGTGATTCTCAAATAAAACGCTTTCTGGGTCTTCCCTTTTATCATCATGGCTCTCTGCTTGGCATCGTCGGGGTCGCTAATCGTCATAAACCCTATGATAAGCGATTAATTGAATATCTCGATCCTCTGCTTTCCACCTGTGGAAGTATTCTTGATGCTTACCATAACGACCAGCGCCGAAGAGATGCAGAAAGCCGTCTCCGGCTTACCGCTAAGGTGTTTGAAAGCACTATTGAAGGAGTCATTATTACCGACGCCAGAGCCTACATTCTAGATGTCAATAAAGCCTTTACTCACATCACTGGTGTTGTAAGGCGGGAAATCATTGGCCAACACCTCAGTGTCCTCCGTACCAAACAAGAAGAGCCGATCTCTTTTCAAAAAATATGGCGTTCCATTAAAAGCACTGGTCAATGGCAAGGCGAGCTATGGAGTCAACGTCAAAATGGAGAGACTTTCCCTGCTTGGATGACAGTCAGTGCGGTCAGAAATTCAAAGGAAGAAATTACCCATTATGTTGCCGTTTTTTCCGATATCACAATACGCAAACAGACCGAACAACGACTCTATTATCTAGCTCATCATGATACTTTAACAGGATTACCTAACCGCACCTTATTTCTCGATCGTCTTAAGCATGCCATTAGTCAGGCCCATCGTCGTAACCATCGGGTTGCCGTTTTATTTATCGATCTTGATCGTTTTAAATTTATTAACGACACCCTGGGTCATCGCATTGGTGATATTTTGTTAAAACAAGTCGCCAAACGCATGCAGGCGAATATTCGTACTGAAGATACCATTGCCAGATTAGGAGGCGATGAATTTACGGTGATTATCGAAAGCTTTACTGATACTTCGGTAATCCCTCTGATTGCTCGAAAAATTATTAATGCATGCGAGAAACCGTTCAACATCAATGGTAAGGAGTTGTTTGTCTCTGCCAGTATTGGGATTAGCCTTTATCCAGAGGATGGTTATGATGCGGGTATGCTCCTACAGCATGCCGATGCGGCCATGTATCGTGCCAAAGAAAAAGGTAAAAATAGCTATCAATTTTTTACTCCTGAAATCAATGCTGCTGCCGCGGAGCATCTTGCCCTTGAGAACCGTCTCCGAAAGGCAATTGCCCAAGAGGAATTTCAGCTGTATTATCAACCCATTATGGATATGGAAAGTGGCGCTATTGTCTCAGTGGAAGCCTTAATCCGATGGATTAATCCTGAATTAGGATTAATCCATCCCGATAAATTCATTCCTTTAGCGGAGGAAACTGGACTGATTATCCCTATCGGAGAATGGGTATTACAAACAGCCTGCGCCCAAGCTAAAATATGGAATCAAGAAAATACATATCCTTTACGGATAGCCATTAATCTATCCGCTCGCCAATTCCAACAAATTGACTTTTTAGAAAGAATGCTTGATATCCTTAAAAAAACGGAGCTTCTCCCCAATCGCCTGGAACTAGAGCTGACGGAAAGCATGATTATGGACAATATGGATGCTAGCCTGGAAACCCTCAATGCATTAAAAAAAATGGGCTGCCAAATATCATTGGATGATTTTGGAACAGGGTATTCTTCCCTGGCCTATCTGAAACGCTTTCCCATAGACACTGTTAAAATTGATCATTCCTTTGTTCGGGATATTAGCATTGATCCAGATGATGCGGCCATCACCACAGCAGTGACCACTATGGCGCACAGTTTGAGGCGTAAGGTAGTGGCAGAAGGTGTAGAAACACAGGAGCAGTTAGAGTTTTTGGATAATATCGGCGTTAATGGGGTACAAGGTTATTTTATCAGTTACCCAGCCCCTGCTGAGAACCTTACCCAGCTGTTACAGGAAAAACACTATATCAATCATGACCTCCTACGACTTTGA
- a CDS encoding STAS domain-containing protein, which translates to MAEGKILHATYDGVHVLRFLGDVRYPLSPSLDHFLQNLFAEVTPQGFVIDLTETRSIDSTNLGLLVRIAKFMQRFGRPRVTIISNRKEINEVLTCLGFDKVFNIVEHGDIEPPEGEALAVEEVDSAAMSDTLLKAHRTLMSLNEQNKEQFRDVVAILEQEQADKSSASQ; encoded by the coding sequence ATGGCTGAAGGTAAAATTTTGCATGCCACTTATGATGGGGTCCATGTGTTGCGCTTTTTGGGTGATGTGCGTTATCCCTTAAGTCCATCATTGGATCATTTTTTGCAAAATCTATTTGCCGAAGTGACGCCCCAGGGCTTTGTGATTGACTTAACGGAAACCCGAAGCATTGATAGCACCAACTTAGGGCTATTAGTCCGTATTGCCAAGTTCATGCAGCGATTTGGTAGGCCTAGGGTCACAATTATCTCCAACCGGAAGGAAATTAATGAAGTGCTGACTTGCCTGGGCTTTGATAAGGTCTTTAATATTGTTGAGCATGGCGATATCGAACCTCCTGAAGGGGAAGCATTAGCTGTAGAAGAAGTCGACAGCGCTGCTATGTCGGACACGCTTTTGAAAGCTCATCGGACACTGATGAGTCTCAATGAGCAGAACAAGGAGCAGTTCCGCGATGTGGTTGCGATACTGGAGCAAGAGCAGGCAGATAAATCCTCTGCTTCCCAGTGA
- a CDS encoding DUF2780 domain-containing protein, whose amino-acid sequence MKKINYIKIGTLILTLSGVGCATNGGSGNVVGSVDSGLATVEQTARSGRQAIETGTTAANNMGTSQTGLTDILMNQLGVSQRQALGGAGAIFQAAKTNMDPQAFTTLSQSVPGMNEMLSVAPNMSNVTGSISSMMGDANNALGSMASLAASFKQLNLSPDMVGQFIPVVTTYVRNTSGQAMANLLQSALRAP is encoded by the coding sequence ATGAAAAAAATAAATTACATAAAAATAGGTACTTTGATATTGACCCTGTCCGGTGTGGGATGTGCCACCAACGGGGGAAGTGGAAATGTCGTGGGTTCTGTGGATAGCGGCTTAGCAACGGTTGAGCAAACAGCGCGAAGCGGAAGGCAAGCGATTGAAACAGGGACGACTGCCGCTAATAATATGGGAACCAGCCAAACGGGTTTGACGGATATTTTGATGAATCAATTAGGCGTTTCTCAGCGGCAAGCTTTAGGGGGTGCCGGCGCCATTTTTCAAGCGGCGAAAACTAATATGGACCCCCAAGCGTTCACAACGTTGTCTCAATCGGTACCAGGGATGAATGAGATGCTGAGCGTAGCGCCTAATATGTCTAATGTGACCGGTAGTATTTCCTCCATGATGGGAGATGCGAACAATGCACTGGGAAGCATGGCTTCATTGGCTGCTTCTTTTAAACAATTGAATCTTTCTCCCGATATGGTTGGCCAATTTATTCCTGTAGTAACGACTTATGTGAGGAATACGAGCGGGCAAGCGATGGCTAATTTATTACAGTCGGCTTTAAGGGCACCTTGA
- a CDS encoding DNA polymerase III subunit chi, producing the protein MTKVDFYLLTSHQPQIRERFACKLTEKAYRLGHRVHIQVEDQSQAQKMDDLLWTFRQGSFVPHALMDTEGAAETPVLIGYEGEPGAGMELLINLCREVPQFFSHFPRVAEIIDQDENNRHAGRQRYRDYRDQGCSLETHQLSI; encoded by the coding sequence ATGACCAAGGTCGATTTCTATTTGCTCACGAGTCATCAGCCTCAAATTCGGGAGCGATTTGCCTGTAAATTAACGGAAAAGGCCTACCGACTCGGCCATCGGGTCCATATCCAGGTGGAAGATCAGAGCCAAGCACAAAAAATGGACGATCTCCTATGGACTTTCCGCCAAGGTAGTTTTGTCCCTCATGCCCTGATGGATACCGAGGGAGCGGCCGAAACCCCGGTGCTCATTGGCTATGAAGGCGAACCGGGAGCCGGGATGGAACTCTTGATTAATCTCTGCAGGGAAGTCCCTCAGTTTTTTTCTCATTTTCCGCGGGTGGCGGAAATTATCGACCAGGATGAGAACAATCGCCATGCCGGACGACAGCGTTATCGTGACTACCGCGACCAAGGCTGTTCACTGGAAACTCACCAGTTAAGCATTTGA